The Mycolicibacterium hassiacum DSM 44199 genome includes a window with the following:
- a CDS encoding flavin-containing monooxygenase: MGAGFGGLYALHKFREQGLTVRVFEAAPEVGGTWYFNRYPGARCDVESLDYSYSFSDELQQEWTWTEKYASQAEILEYLKWVADKLNLRPHITFNTRVISAHLDEGTLRWTVTTDTGEVVSARFVVMATGPLSTPLTPDIPGLDSFAGPTYHTACWPHEDVDFTGKRVAVIGTGSSGIQSIPIIAEQAAQLYVFQRTPNYSVPAGNRPLTPEEIAHAKATYAERRRLSWTSGGGSPHRTHPKRTMEVSPEERQEAFEKRWALGGVLFSKTFPDQMTDLEANEEARRFYESKIRAIIDDPEVADLLIPDDHPIGTKRICTDTNYFQTFNRPNVKLISVRKTPIERIDETGIQTTDAHYDIDALVLATGFDAMTGTLARIDIVGRGGRKLVDHWANGPRTYLGLGVDGFPNLFLVSGPGAPAVLANMVLHAEANINWIAEAIAYLDKLGYSAIEPTTEAVDGWVAECNQRAEETLFPRANSWYLGANVPGKPRVFMLYIGGFTTYLDICAQVALEGYRGFTLVPARVAV; this comes from the coding sequence GTGGGCGCCGGATTCGGCGGTCTGTACGCGCTGCACAAGTTCCGCGAGCAGGGCCTGACGGTCCGGGTCTTCGAAGCCGCACCCGAGGTGGGCGGAACGTGGTACTTCAACCGCTACCCGGGGGCGCGGTGCGACGTCGAGAGCCTCGACTACTCCTACTCGTTCTCCGACGAGCTGCAGCAGGAGTGGACCTGGACGGAGAAGTACGCTTCGCAGGCCGAGATCCTCGAATACCTCAAGTGGGTCGCGGACAAGCTGAACCTGCGTCCGCACATCACCTTCAACACCCGGGTGATCTCGGCGCATCTCGACGAGGGCACCCTGCGCTGGACCGTCACCACCGACACGGGTGAGGTGGTCAGCGCGCGGTTCGTGGTGATGGCGACCGGCCCGTTGTCCACGCCGCTGACGCCGGACATCCCGGGGTTGGACAGCTTCGCCGGCCCGACCTACCACACCGCGTGCTGGCCGCACGAGGACGTCGATTTCACCGGCAAGCGGGTCGCGGTGATCGGCACCGGATCCTCGGGTATTCAGTCGATTCCGATCATCGCCGAGCAGGCGGCCCAGCTGTACGTGTTCCAGCGCACCCCGAACTACAGCGTGCCGGCCGGCAATCGGCCGCTGACCCCGGAGGAGATCGCGCACGCCAAGGCGACCTACGCCGAGCGGCGGCGGCTGTCGTGGACCAGCGGGGGTGGTTCCCCGCACCGCACCCACCCCAAGCGGACCATGGAGGTCTCGCCGGAGGAGCGGCAGGAGGCCTTCGAGAAGCGCTGGGCGCTCGGCGGCGTGCTGTTCTCCAAGACGTTCCCCGACCAGATGACCGATCTGGAGGCCAACGAGGAGGCGCGCAGGTTCTACGAGTCGAAGATCCGGGCGATCATCGACGATCCCGAGGTGGCCGACCTGCTCATCCCAGACGACCATCCCATCGGCACCAAGCGGATCTGCACCGACACCAACTACTTCCAGACCTTCAACCGGCCCAACGTCAAGCTCATCAGCGTGCGGAAGACCCCGATCGAACGCATCGACGAGACCGGCATCCAGACCACCGACGCGCACTACGACATCGACGCGCTGGTGCTGGCCACCGGGTTCGACGCGATGACCGGCACGCTGGCCAGGATCGACATCGTCGGCCGGGGCGGGCGGAAACTGGTCGACCACTGGGCCAACGGGCCGCGGACCTATCTCGGACTCGGGGTCGACGGGTTCCCCAACCTGTTCCTGGTGTCCGGCCCAGGCGCGCCGGCGGTGCTGGCGAACATGGTGTTGCACGCCGAGGCCAACATCAATTGGATCGCCGAGGCGATCGCCTACCTGGACAAGCTCGGCTACTCCGCCATCGAACCGACCACCGAGGCGGTCGACGGCTGGGTCGCCGAATGCAACCAGCGTGCCGAGGAGACCCTGTTCCCCCGCGCGAACTCGTGGTACCTGGGCGCCAACGTGCCGGGCAAACCCCGGGTGTTCATGCTCTACATCGGCGGGTTCACCACCTATCTCGACATCTGCGCCCAGGTGGCCCTCGAGGGATACCGCGGGTTCACGTTGGTCCCGGCTAGGGTTGCGGTGTGA
- a CDS encoding IclR family transcriptional regulator, translating into MTLTISAPAPRKNPVEEPPAAVIDRVSLVLDAFDGPGRLTLAQIVRRTGLPRSSAHRILDRLVQLRWLRRNGRDYELGMRLVELGSLAVHQDRLHRAAIPKLHELHAATGLVVHLAVLDGSDIVYMEKIGNRLATALPSRVGGRQPAHCTALGKAMLAYRDERNLELCQSGGLTRRTRYSISSPAQLREELARVRARGVAFDREEAVPGFGCVAAPIGDPGDAVAAVSVCGPIKHMSFDQRMVATLRMAALGIWRAVEDGTVRVAPTLQPVRPLHGRPNRPVSAGLPA; encoded by the coding sequence GTGACCCTGACGATCAGTGCCCCCGCGCCCCGCAAGAACCCGGTCGAGGAACCGCCCGCCGCCGTCATCGACCGCGTCTCGCTGGTGCTCGACGCGTTCGACGGCCCGGGTCGGCTGACCCTGGCCCAGATCGTGCGGCGCACCGGTCTGCCCCGCTCCTCGGCGCACCGGATCCTCGACCGACTGGTGCAGCTGCGCTGGCTGCGCCGCAACGGCCGCGACTACGAGCTCGGGATGCGCCTGGTCGAACTGGGATCGCTTGCCGTGCACCAGGACCGGTTGCACCGGGCGGCCATCCCGAAGCTGCACGAGCTGCACGCCGCCACCGGGTTGGTGGTGCACCTGGCGGTGCTGGACGGTTCCGACATCGTCTACATGGAGAAGATCGGCAACCGCCTGGCCACCGCGCTGCCGTCCCGGGTGGGCGGCCGGCAGCCGGCGCACTGTACCGCGCTGGGCAAGGCGATGCTGGCCTACCGCGACGAGCGCAACCTCGAGCTGTGCCAGTCCGGTGGACTGACCCGCCGCACCCGCTACTCGATCTCCTCGCCGGCCCAGCTGCGCGAGGAGCTGGCGCGGGTGCGGGCCCGCGGCGTGGCGTTCGACCGCGAGGAGGCGGTGCCGGGCTTCGGCTGCGTGGCCGCGCCGATCGGCGATCCCGGTGACGCCGTCGCCGCGGTCTCGGTGTGCGGACCGATCAAGCACATGAGCTTCGACCAGCGCATGGTCGCCACGCTGCGGATGGCCGCGCTGGGCATCTGGCGCGCCGTCGAGGACGGCACCGTCCGGGTGGCCCCGACGCTGCAGCCGGTGCGGCCGCTGCACGGCCGGCCGAACCGCCCGGTGTCGGCGGGGCTGCCGGCATGA
- a CDS encoding HNH endonuclease signature motif containing protein yields the protein MEGEIDAAIRAIQDAVRFLQSVCLHTQTNPQVLARLDALKTIAWQWPSIERRFTAHLVAEADPHQFGEACWREVLSLRLRITRAEANRRLRAARRFGPRRALTGEELPAELAHVAEAVADGRLGPEHENVIRKTLDRLPGWVDDATRDRIEADLTAHGSNLDADGLRKVAQHLVDLIDPDGAEPDEDLQQRRRSLVVGPQGSDGMREVRGRVDPVTGALLDVVIAKHGAPHTRDGELDTRSQEQRNHDALRTALSIAVDSKEMGQLNGIPATIVVTTTLGELESAAGWAHTGGGTRLPMRDVIAAAANAHHYLAVFDDHTEEVLYLGRAKRNATAAQRLALFARDRGCTKPGCSRPFYQTQAHHAVKDFAAGGNTDIDELALACQPHNNLIEQTDWRTTRNNGRTQWIPPQPLDTGQPRINNYHHPQRYLTERHGGNDDDGG from the coding sequence GTGGAAGGGGAGATCGACGCCGCGATCCGGGCCATCCAGGACGCTGTGCGGTTCCTGCAGTCGGTTTGCCTGCATACCCAGACCAATCCGCAGGTGCTGGCCCGGCTCGATGCGCTCAAGACCATCGCCTGGCAGTGGCCGTCGATCGAACGCCGTTTCACCGCGCATCTGGTGGCCGAGGCCGATCCACACCAGTTCGGGGAGGCCTGCTGGCGTGAGGTGTTGTCGTTGCGGCTGCGGATCACCCGTGCCGAGGCGAATCGCCGGCTGCGGGCGGCCCGTCGGTTCGGGCCCCGGCGCGCGCTGACCGGCGAGGAACTGCCCGCCGAGTTGGCTCATGTGGCCGAGGCGGTCGCCGACGGTCGGCTCGGCCCCGAGCACGAAAACGTCATCCGCAAGACCCTGGACCGGTTGCCCGGCTGGGTCGACGACGCCACCCGCGACCGGATCGAGGCCGATCTCACCGCCCACGGCAGCAACCTGGATGCCGACGGGCTGCGGAAGGTCGCCCAGCACCTGGTCGACCTGATCGACCCCGACGGCGCCGAACCCGACGAAGACCTCCAGCAGCGCCGGCGCAGCCTGGTCGTCGGCCCCCAGGGGTCGGACGGTATGCGTGAGGTCCGCGGCCGGGTCGATCCGGTCACCGGGGCCCTGCTCGACGTCGTGATCGCCAAACACGGCGCCCCCCACACCCGGGACGGCGAGCTCGACACGCGGTCTCAGGAACAGCGCAACCACGACGCACTGCGCACCGCGCTGTCGATCGCGGTCGACAGCAAGGAGATGGGACAGCTCAACGGCATCCCCGCCACCATCGTGGTGACCACCACCCTCGGTGAGCTGGAATCGGCGGCCGGGTGGGCCCACACCGGTGGCGGCACCAGACTGCCGATGCGCGATGTCATCGCCGCTGCGGCGAACGCGCACCACTACCTGGCCGTGTTCGACGATCACACCGAGGAGGTCCTGTATCTCGGGCGGGCCAAACGCAATGCCACCGCCGCGCAGCGGCTGGCGCTGTTCGCCCGGGATCGGGGCTGCACCAAACCCGGCTGCAGCCGGCCGTTCTATCAGACCCAGGCTCACCACGCGGTCAAGGACTTCGCCGCCGGCGGCAACACCGACATCGACGAGCTGGCCCTGGCCTGCCAGCCCCACAACAACCTGATCGAGCAGACCGACTGGCGGACCACCCGCAACAACGGTCGCACCCAATGGATTCCGCCCCAGCCCCTGGACACCGGCCAGCCCAGGATCAACAACTACCACCACCCCCAGCGCTACCTCACCGAAAGACACGGCGGAAACGACGACGACGGCGGGTAA
- a CDS encoding nuclear transport factor 2 family protein produces MSELRELSERVRRLEDEREIARLIASYGPAVDAADADAAAGLWTTDGSYDVEGWSMSGRAAIHDMVNSSSHRGLVDAGCCHFLGPAVVTVDGDTAVAVCESLVLVRTGTDSDTDSGYRVWRAAANHFELVRTPEGWRISRRTTRLLDGNETAHRLLRRGVAGEPL; encoded by the coding sequence ATGTCGGAGCTGCGGGAGTTGTCGGAGCGGGTGCGCCGCCTCGAGGACGAACGCGAGATCGCCCGGCTCATCGCGTCGTACGGCCCGGCGGTGGACGCCGCCGACGCCGATGCCGCGGCCGGGCTGTGGACCACCGACGGCAGTTACGACGTCGAGGGCTGGTCCATGTCCGGCCGCGCCGCGATCCACGACATGGTCAACTCGTCGTCGCACCGCGGCCTGGTGGACGCCGGCTGCTGCCATTTCCTCGGTCCCGCGGTGGTGACCGTCGACGGCGACACCGCGGTGGCGGTGTGCGAGTCGCTGGTGCTGGTGCGCACCGGCACCGACTCCGATACCGACTCCGGCTACCGGGTGTGGCGGGCGGCGGCCAACCACTTCGAACTCGTGCGCACCCCCGAGGGGTGGCGGATCAGCCGGCGCACCACCCGGTTGCTGGACGGCAACGAGACGGCGCACCGGCTGCTGCGGCGCGGCGTGGCCGGCGAACCGCTGTAA
- a CDS encoding alpha/beta fold hydrolase, protein MMSTFTYDNTLREVATKRGVLRYHEAGDGPPLLMLHGSGPGVSGWRNYRGNLATFAQHYRCLVLEFPGFGVSDDFGGHPVIDAQAATVEFVDALQLDRVDVIGNSMGGGVAIDFAINHPDRVGRLVTIGGIGTNIFSPGPSEGIRLLQEFYEDPTRQRLVDWLKSMVYDQSLITEQLIEERWALASDPKTLESARRMYSKAAYAAMMEMMRKADVPMPWAVMHKVAAPTLLTWGRDDRVSPLDMSLIPMRTIPNAQLHVFPNCGHWVMIEAKEAFERTVLAFLADR, encoded by the coding sequence ATGATGTCGACGTTCACTTATGACAACACCCTGCGCGAGGTCGCCACGAAGCGCGGCGTGCTGCGCTACCACGAGGCCGGCGACGGCCCGCCGCTGCTGATGCTGCACGGTTCCGGCCCGGGCGTGTCGGGCTGGCGCAACTACCGCGGCAACCTGGCGACGTTCGCGCAGCACTACCGGTGTCTGGTGCTGGAGTTCCCCGGGTTCGGGGTCAGCGACGACTTCGGCGGGCACCCGGTGATCGACGCCCAGGCCGCCACCGTCGAATTCGTCGACGCGCTGCAACTGGACCGGGTGGACGTCATCGGCAACTCGATGGGCGGCGGGGTCGCGATCGACTTCGCGATCAACCACCCGGACCGGGTCGGCCGGCTGGTGACCATCGGCGGCATCGGCACCAACATCTTCTCCCCCGGGCCCAGCGAGGGCATCCGGCTGCTGCAGGAGTTCTACGAGGATCCCACCCGGCAACGTCTCGTCGACTGGCTCAAGTCCATGGTCTACGACCAGTCGCTGATCACCGAGCAGCTCATCGAGGAGCGCTGGGCGCTGGCGTCGGATCCGAAGACGCTGGAGTCGGCCCGGCGCATGTACAGCAAGGCCGCCTACGCCGCGATGATGGAGATGATGCGCAAGGCCGACGTGCCGATGCCGTGGGCGGTGATGCACAAGGTGGCCGCGCCCACGCTGCTGACCTGGGGCCGCGACGACCGGGTGAGCCCGCTGGACATGTCGCTGATCCCGATGCGCACCATCCCGAACGCCCAGTTGCACGTCTTCCCGAACTGCGGGCACTGGGTGATGATCGAGGCCAAGGAGGCGTTCGAGCGGACGGTGCTGGCGTTCCTCGCCGACCGCTGA
- a CDS encoding N-acetylglutaminylglutamine amidotransferase, giving the protein MCGATGEVRLDGRTPDITAVAAMTESMAARGPDSAGVWSQGRVALGHRRLKIIDLSEAGSQPMVDPELGLAIVWNGCIYNYKQLRRELSEHGYRFFSHSDTEVLLKAYHRWGDRFVDRLYGMFAFAIVERDSGRVLLGRDRLGIKPLYISENSARIRFASSLPALLAGNADNSIDTRIDPVALHHYLTFHSVVPPPRTILRGVQKVPPASLIAIEPDGRRTTTTYWQPDFSRRADRADWSERDWEDAVLDSLRTAVDRRLVADVPVGCLLSGGVDSSLIVGLLAEAGQHGLKTFSIGFESVGGVAGDEFTYSDIVAERFATDHHQIRIGTDRMLPALDGAIAAMSEPMVSHDCVAFYLLSQEVARHVKVVQSGQGADEVFAGYHWYPPMAEATSLEEAVQRYRGAFFDRGPDGVAALVTPDYLAEGDPSGTFVAGHFAAPGAETGVDRALRLDTTVMLVDDPVKRVDNMTMAWGLEGRVPFLDHELVELAASCPPELKIAHGGKGVLKQAARRVIPSEVIDRPKGYFPVPALTHLEGPYLELVRDALYAPEAKERGLFRPDAVDRLLADPNGRLTPLRALPSW; this is encoded by the coding sequence GTGTGCGGAGCCACCGGCGAAGTACGACTGGACGGCCGGACACCTGACATCACTGCCGTCGCGGCCATGACCGAATCGATGGCGGCGCGGGGGCCCGACTCGGCGGGCGTGTGGTCTCAGGGCAGGGTCGCGCTCGGTCACCGCCGCCTCAAGATCATCGACCTGTCCGAAGCCGGCAGCCAGCCCATGGTGGACCCCGAACTGGGCCTGGCCATCGTGTGGAACGGCTGCATCTACAACTACAAGCAGCTGCGCCGCGAACTGAGCGAGCACGGCTACCGGTTCTTCTCCCACAGCGACACCGAGGTGTTGCTGAAGGCGTATCACCGGTGGGGCGACCGGTTCGTCGACCGGTTGTACGGCATGTTCGCCTTCGCGATCGTCGAACGCGACAGCGGCCGGGTGTTGCTGGGGCGCGACCGGCTCGGCATCAAACCGCTCTACATATCCGAGAATTCGGCGCGCATCCGGTTTGCCTCATCGCTGCCGGCGCTGCTGGCCGGAAACGCCGACAACTCGATCGACACCCGCATCGACCCGGTCGCGTTGCACCACTACCTCACCTTCCACTCGGTGGTGCCGCCGCCGCGCACCATTCTGCGCGGGGTGCAGAAGGTGCCACCGGCATCGCTGATCGCGATCGAACCCGACGGCCGCCGGACCACCACCACCTATTGGCAACCGGATTTCTCCCGCCGCGCGGACCGGGCCGACTGGTCCGAACGCGACTGGGAGGACGCGGTTCTGGATTCGCTGCGCACCGCGGTCGACCGCCGGCTGGTCGCCGACGTGCCGGTCGGCTGTCTGTTGTCCGGCGGGGTGGACTCCAGCCTGATCGTCGGGTTGCTGGCCGAGGCCGGGCAGCACGGCCTAAAGACGTTCTCCATCGGTTTCGAATCCGTCGGCGGCGTGGCCGGCGACGAGTTCACCTACTCCGACATCGTCGCCGAGCGGTTCGCCACCGATCACCATCAGATCCGCATCGGCACCGACCGCATGCTGCCCGCGCTCGACGGCGCGATCGCGGCGATGAGCGAACCGATGGTCAGCCACGACTGCGTGGCCTTCTACCTGCTGTCGCAGGAGGTGGCCAGGCACGTCAAGGTGGTGCAGTCGGGGCAGGGCGCCGACGAGGTCTTCGCCGGCTACCACTGGTACCCGCCGATGGCCGAGGCCACCTCGCTCGAGGAAGCGGTCCAGCGCTATCGCGGCGCGTTCTTCGACCGCGGCCCCGACGGGGTGGCGGCCCTGGTGACGCCCGACTACCTGGCCGAGGGCGATCCCAGCGGCACGTTCGTCGCCGGGCACTTCGCCGCGCCGGGCGCGGAGACCGGGGTCGACCGGGCGCTGCGGCTCGACACCACCGTCATGCTCGTCGACGACCCGGTCAAGCGCGTCGACAACATGACCATGGCGTGGGGCCTGGAGGGCCGGGTGCCGTTTCTCGACCACGAGTTGGTGGAGCTGGCGGCCAGCTGCCCGCCGGAGCTCAAGATCGCCCACGGCGGCAAGGGGGTGCTCAAGCAGGCCGCCCGGCGGGTCATTCCGTCCGAGGTCATCGACCGTCCCAAGGGCTACTTCCCGGTGCCGGCGCTCACTCATCTCGAGGGGCCCTATCTGGAACTGGTGCGCGACGCGTTGTACGCACCGGAGGCCAAGGAACGCGGCCTGTTCCGGCCCGACGCCGTCGACCGGCTGCTGGCCGACCCGAACGGCCGGCTGACCCCATTGCGGGCTCTTCCGAGTTGGTAG
- the ngg gene encoding N-acetylglutaminylglutamine synthetase, which yields MTATDPDRTEAPDRTENPDRTEAITLGLHHASPEHLMAAMADNVVLEMGWGRLLFGQTFADPEVLAEALRQEGPGRRDICIYAREPHVLVAKAPAELFIDPSHTYRLRFADTEVAEPQASGFTVRPLRSIDDTHEMNRVYVRCGMVPARVDVLWDNHLHNESVDYLVAVRDDDGTVVGTVTGVDHRRLFNDPENGSSLWTLAVDPSTSLPGVGASLTRTLATIYKQRGRAYMDLSVAHDNTAAISLYEKLGFVRVPVMAVKRRNAINEPLFTHPPETVEDLNPYARIIADEAMRRGIFVEVLDAGAGEMRLSYGGRSVVTRESLSEFTSAVAMARCDDKRLTRRLVSQAGIKVPKGRLATFDEKDHEFLAEVGDVVVKPTRGEQGKGITVGVTTSEELDRALARAREEYPQVLIEQRIEGDDLRLVVIDGKVVAAAIRRPAEVIGTGHHTIRELIEAQSRRRAAATGGESRIPLDAVTESTVRAAGWELDDVLPEGKRLRVRRTANLHQGGTIHDVTAKVNPHLCEVAVKAAEAIGIPVTGIDLLVPDATGDEYVFIEANERPGLANHEPQPTAQAFIDYLFPGSTPVPQAWTPQEAPH from the coding sequence ATGACCGCAACCGATCCGGACCGTACCGAGGCCCCAGACCGTACCGAAAACCCGGACCGCACCGAGGCCATCACCCTCGGCCTGCACCACGCGTCGCCGGAACACCTGATGGCGGCGATGGCCGACAACGTTGTCCTCGAAATGGGTTGGGGCAGACTGCTTTTCGGGCAGACGTTCGCTGACCCCGAGGTGCTGGCCGAAGCGCTGCGCCAGGAGGGCCCGGGGCGGCGCGACATCTGCATCTACGCGCGCGAACCGCACGTGCTGGTGGCCAAGGCCCCGGCCGAACTGTTCATCGACCCCAGCCACACCTACCGGCTGCGGTTCGCCGACACCGAGGTGGCCGAACCGCAGGCGTCCGGGTTCACGGTGCGCCCGTTGCGCAGCATCGACGACACCCACGAGATGAACCGGGTCTACGTGCGCTGCGGCATGGTTCCGGCCCGGGTGGACGTGCTGTGGGACAACCACTTGCACAACGAGTCGGTCGACTACCTGGTCGCGGTGCGCGATGACGACGGCACCGTGGTGGGTACGGTCACCGGCGTCGATCACCGTCGGCTGTTCAACGACCCGGAGAACGGCTCGAGCCTCTGGACGCTGGCGGTCGACCCGTCGACCAGCCTGCCCGGGGTGGGCGCCAGCCTGACCCGGACCCTGGCCACCATCTACAAGCAGCGCGGCCGCGCCTACATGGACCTGTCGGTGGCCCACGACAACACCGCGGCGATCTCGCTGTACGAGAAGCTCGGGTTCGTGCGGGTTCCGGTGATGGCGGTCAAACGGCGCAACGCGATCAACGAGCCGCTGTTCACCCACCCGCCCGAGACGGTCGAGGACCTCAACCCGTACGCGCGGATCATCGCCGACGAGGCGATGCGGCGCGGGATCTTCGTCGAGGTGCTTGACGCCGGCGCCGGGGAGATGCGGCTGTCCTACGGGGGCCGCAGTGTGGTCACCCGGGAGTCGTTGTCGGAGTTCACCTCCGCTGTCGCGATGGCGCGCTGCGACGACAAGCGGCTGACCCGCCGGCTGGTGTCGCAGGCCGGCATCAAGGTGCCCAAGGGGCGGCTGGCGACCTTCGACGAGAAGGACCACGAGTTCCTCGCCGAGGTCGGCGACGTGGTGGTCAAACCCACCCGCGGGGAGCAGGGCAAGGGCATCACCGTCGGGGTGACCACCAGTGAGGAACTGGACCGTGCGCTGGCCCGGGCCCGGGAGGAGTATCCGCAGGTGCTTATCGAGCAGCGGATCGAGGGCGACGACCTGCGGCTGGTGGTGATCGACGGCAAGGTCGTCGCGGCCGCGATCCGGCGGCCCGCCGAGGTCATCGGCACCGGCCACCACACCATCCGGGAGCTGATCGAGGCGCAGAGCCGCCGCCGGGCCGCGGCGACCGGCGGCGAATCCCGCATCCCGTTGGACGCGGTGACCGAGAGCACGGTGCGCGCCGCCGGCTGGGAGCTCGACGACGTGCTGCCCGAGGGGAAACGGCTGCGGGTGCGCCGCACCGCCAACCTGCACCAGGGCGGCACCATCCACGACGTCACCGCGAAGGTGAACCCGCACCTGTGCGAGGTCGCGGTGAAAGCCGCTGAGGCGATCGGTATTCCGGTGACCGGCATCGATCTGCTGGTGCCCGACGCGACCGGGGACGAGTACGTCTTCATCGAGGCCAACGAACGTCCCGGGCTGGCCAACCACGAGCCCCAGCCGACCGCGCAGGCGTTCATCGACTACCTGTTCCCGGGCAGCACCCCGGTGCCGCAGGCGTGGACGCCGCAGGAAGCGCCGCACTGA
- a CDS encoding acyl-CoA dehydrogenase family protein, translated as MTKRVIDQVAELADQLRAQAAEAERIGRLTDETVKLMKQMGNIRLLQPKRHGGLEVHPREFAETVMALAALDPSAGWINGVVGVHPYQLAYADPRVGEEIWADDVDTWIASPYAPQGIARPVDGGYIFNGRWQFSSGTDHCDWIILGALVGDAEGKPVTPPQILHMILPRKDYEIVEDSWDVVGLRGTGSKDVIVRDAFVPSYRTMDGLKVMDGTAQREAGMTDPLYLMPWSTMFPLGISAATIGIAEGALAAALDYQRDRVNASGVAVKDDPYVMYAIGEAAADINAARQELLANVDRIYDMVAAGQEVPFEVRAAGRRTQVRAVWRAVSAVDEIIARCGGNGMRMDKPLQRYWRDVHVGQVHAIHNPGTVYHASALSSLGVDPQGPLRAMI; from the coding sequence ATGACGAAACGGGTGATCGACCAGGTCGCCGAGCTCGCCGACCAGCTGCGTGCACAGGCAGCCGAAGCCGAGCGGATCGGCCGACTAACCGACGAGACGGTCAAGCTCATGAAGCAGATGGGCAACATTCGCCTTCTGCAACCAAAACGCCACGGCGGCTTGGAAGTTCATCCGCGAGAGTTCGCCGAAACGGTGATGGCGCTGGCCGCGCTCGACCCGTCGGCGGGCTGGATCAACGGCGTCGTCGGCGTGCACCCATACCAGCTGGCCTACGCCGATCCCCGGGTGGGCGAGGAAATCTGGGCCGACGACGTCGACACCTGGATCGCCTCCCCGTACGCACCGCAGGGCATCGCCCGGCCGGTCGACGGCGGCTACATCTTCAACGGCCGCTGGCAGTTCAGCTCCGGCACCGACCACTGCGACTGGATCATCCTCGGCGCGCTGGTCGGCGACGCGGAGGGCAAACCGGTGACGCCGCCGCAGATCCTGCACATGATCCTGCCGCGCAAGGACTACGAGATCGTCGAGGACTCCTGGGATGTCGTCGGGCTGCGCGGCACCGGCTCCAAGGACGTGATCGTGCGCGACGCGTTCGTGCCGAGCTACCGGACCATGGACGGCCTGAAGGTGATGGACGGCACCGCGCAGCGTGAGGCCGGCATGACCGACCCGCTGTACCTGATGCCGTGGTCGACGATGTTCCCGCTGGGCATCTCGGCGGCCACCATCGGCATCGCCGAGGGCGCGCTCGCCGCGGCCCTGGACTACCAGCGGGACCGGGTGAACGCCAGCGGGGTCGCGGTCAAGGACGACCCGTACGTGATGTACGCGATCGGCGAGGCCGCCGCCGACATCAACGCCGCCCGCCAGGAGCTGCTGGCCAACGTCGACCGCATCTACGACATGGTCGCCGCCGGCCAGGAGGTCCCGTTCGAGGTGCGGGCGGCCGGGCGGCGCACCCAGGTGCGTGCGGTGTGGCGGGCGGTGTCGGCCGTCGACGAGATCATCGCCCGCTGCGGCGGCAACGGGATGCGGATGGACAAGCCGCTGCAGCGGTACTGGCGCGATGTGCACGTCGGCCAGGTGCACGCCATCCACAACCCCGGCACCGTCTACCACGCCTCGGCGCTGAGCTCGCTGGGTGTCGATCCCCAGGGCCCGCTGCGGGCGATGATCTGA
- the bphC gene encoding biphenyl-2,3-diol 1,2-dioxygenase — protein MTSSSLIHSLGYVTVQAGDMDRWRHFAFDVLGFARGSGPDPDALYLRMDERTARIIVTPGDADRIVSVGWEVRDHLALDAVKRALESAGVAVKELSLAEADARRVERVITFQDPAGTTVEVFCGPVLDHSPVVTPYGARFVTGDLGLGHVVLPAVDVEGLSRFYTEVLGFRPRGAFRVPAPPEFGPIRVRFLGVNPRHHSLALCPAATLKDPGLIHLMVEVDTLDAVGQALDRVTRDGYQLSSTLGRHTNDKMVSFYVRAPGDWDIEFGTGGLLIDDEHYTAEEITADSYWGHQWVDDLPAAMRP, from the coding sequence ATGACGAGCAGTTCGCTGATCCACAGCCTCGGCTATGTGACCGTGCAGGCCGGCGACATGGACCGCTGGCGCCACTTCGCCTTCGACGTACTGGGTTTCGCCCGCGGCAGCGGCCCGGACCCGGACGCGCTCTATCTTCGGATGGACGAGCGCACGGCGCGCATCATCGTGACGCCCGGCGACGCCGACCGGATCGTGTCGGTGGGCTGGGAGGTCCGAGACCACCTCGCACTCGACGCGGTGAAACGCGCGCTGGAGTCCGCGGGCGTCGCGGTCAAGGAACTCTCGCTCGCCGAGGCCGACGCCCGCCGTGTCGAGCGGGTGATCACGTTCCAGGACCCGGCCGGCACTACGGTTGAGGTGTTCTGCGGCCCGGTGCTCGACCACAGCCCGGTGGTCACCCCGTACGGGGCCCGGTTCGTCACCGGCGATCTCGGCCTGGGACACGTGGTGCTGCCCGCGGTCGACGTCGAGGGGCTGTCCCGGTTCTACACCGAGGTGCTGGGCTTTCGGCCGCGCGGCGCGTTCCGGGTGCCCGCCCCGCCGGAGTTCGGCCCGATCCGGGTGCGCTTCCTGGGCGTCAACCCGCGCCACCACAGCCTGGCGCTGTGCCCCGCGGCCACCCTGAAGGACCCGGGCCTGATCCACCTGATGGTCGAGGTCGACACCCTCGACGCGGTGGGCCAGGCGCTGGACCGCGTCACCCGGGACGGCTACCAGCTGTCGTCGACGCTGGGCCGGCACACCAACGACAAGATGGTGTCGTTCTACGTCCGCGCCCCCGGTGACTGGGACATCGAGTTCGGTACCGGTGGCCTGCTCATCGACGACGAGCACTACACCGCCGAGGAGATCACCGCCGACAGCTACTGGGGGCATCAGTGGGTCGACGACCTGCCCGCCGCGATGCGCCCGTGA